The following coding sequences lie in one Planctomycetia bacterium genomic window:
- the hisH gene encoding imidazole glycerol phosphate synthase subunit HisH — protein MTSIAIVDYGSGNLRSVQKAFERLGAAATITSDPDVVGAAERVVLPGVGAFADAIAALAARGLVAPLVAHVAADRPFFGICMGLQLLFETGWEGGRQAGLGVLRGEVRRFDLPAPLKVPHMGWNTVRWHGAGTRWGDDDDSFYFVHAYHAVPADHTVVAGTADYGGPFCAAVARGRLFATQFHPEKSQAVGLRLLRRFLDTD, from the coding sequence ATGACTTCGATCGCCATCGTCGATTACGGCAGCGGCAATCTGCGCAGCGTGCAGAAAGCCTTCGAGCGGCTCGGCGCCGCGGCGACGATCACCAGCGATCCCGACGTGGTCGGCGCCGCCGAGCGCGTGGTGCTGCCGGGCGTGGGGGCGTTCGCCGACGCCATCGCGGCGCTGGCCGCCCGCGGGCTCGTGGCTCCGCTGGTCGCCCACGTCGCGGCCGACCGTCCGTTCTTCGGGATCTGCATGGGGCTGCAACTGCTCTTCGAGACGGGCTGGGAGGGGGGGCGGCAGGCCGGGCTCGGCGTGCTGCGCGGCGAGGTGCGGCGGTTCGATCTCCCCGCACCGCTCAAGGTGCCCCACATGGGCTGGAACACGGTCCGCTGGCACGGGGCCGGCACCCGCTGGGGCGACGACGACGACTCGTTCTACTTCGTGCACGCCTATCACGCCGTGCCTGCCGACCACACCGTGGTGGCTGGCACGGCCGACTACGGCGGGCCGTTCTGCGCGGCGGTCGCCCGGGGCCGCCTGTTCGCCACGCAGTTCCATCCGGAGAAGAGCCAGGCCGTCGGCCTGCGACTCCTGCGCCGATTCCTCGACACCGACTGA
- the hisA gene encoding 1-(5-phosphoribosyl)-5-[(5-phosphoribosylamino) methylideneamino] imidazole-4-carboxamide isomerase, whose protein sequence is MDLWPAIDLRGGKCVRLLQGDYDRETVFGADPVAMAADFVAQGARRLHIVDLDGARAGVPVQAELVGRMVRAAGVPCQVGGGIRTRDTVAAYLDAGVQRVVLGSVAIEQPDMLRAVAGEFPGRVVLGLDAREGKVAVRGWLETSPLHAVDVARAHADVPLAGIVYTDIARDGMLAGPNLEALEAMIAATPLPVVASGGVATADDIRRVAGIGAAGCIVGKALYAGAVTLAAALAAAGERG, encoded by the coding sequence ATGGATCTCTGGCCGGCGATCGACCTGCGTGGTGGCAAGTGCGTGCGTCTCCTGCAGGGGGACTACGATCGCGAGACGGTGTTCGGCGCCGATCCGGTGGCAATGGCCGCGGACTTCGTCGCCCAGGGGGCGCGGCGGCTGCACATCGTCGACCTCGACGGTGCCCGGGCCGGCGTGCCGGTGCAGGCCGAACTCGTGGGCAGGATGGTGCGGGCAGCGGGCGTGCCCTGCCAGGTGGGAGGTGGAATCCGCACCCGCGACACGGTCGCGGCGTATCTCGACGCCGGGGTGCAACGGGTCGTGCTCGGCAGCGTGGCGATCGAGCAGCCGGACATGCTCCGGGCCGTGGCCGGCGAGTTTCCCGGGCGGGTCGTTCTCGGGCTCGACGCCCGCGAAGGGAAGGTCGCGGTGCGCGGTTGGCTGGAGACGAGCCCGCTCCATGCCGTGGACGTGGCCCGCGCGCATGCCGACGTGCCGCTGGCCGGTATCGTCTATACCGACATCGCCCGCGACGGCATGCTCGCCGGGCCGAACCTCGAGGCGCTCGAGGCGATGATCGCGGCCACGCCGCTCCCCGTGGTCGCCTCGGGGGGCGTGGCGACGGCCGACGACATTCGCCGGGTGGCCGGGATCGGGGCCGCAGGATGCATCGTTGGCAAGGCGCTGTACGCCGGCGCCGTCACGCTCGCCGCGGCGCTGGCTGCGGCCGGCGAGCGGGGATGA
- a CDS encoding serine acetyltransferase, protein MATDVRIKEQLPELTRRIVETYQDVPTIHYLGHCPLPNYESIVSACEDLKEILYPGYRRRENLHLGNVTYHVGDLIDGLHDKLTTQIGRALRHSVSAQRAALEQGVEPPAVPEAAQHCTEEADFEALGQAKAVEFLERIPDLRRVLATDVQAAYDGDPAVRTLDEVIFCYPGLEAVTIHRLAHLLHRLEVPLIPRMMAEWAHARTGIDIHPGATIGDHFFIDHGTGVVVGETCEIGSHVKLYQGVTLGAVSFQTDGEGNLVRGTKRHPTIEDFVVIYANATVLGGTTRIGHHSVIGSNVWLTRSVDPHTTVVLEKPKLRMRGEAPEMGNDWQI, encoded by the coding sequence ATGGCCACAGACGTCCGCATCAAGGAGCAACTGCCCGAGCTCACGCGGCGGATCGTGGAGACGTACCAGGACGTCCCGACGATCCACTACCTCGGCCACTGCCCCCTGCCCAACTACGAGTCGATCGTGTCGGCCTGCGAGGACCTCAAGGAGATCCTCTACCCCGGCTATCGGCGGCGCGAGAACCTGCATCTCGGCAACGTCACCTACCATGTCGGCGACCTGATCGACGGCCTGCATGACAAGCTGACGACGCAGATCGGCCGCGCCCTGCGGCACAGCGTCTCCGCCCAGCGGGCGGCACTCGAGCAAGGCGTCGAGCCGCCGGCCGTCCCTGAGGCTGCCCAGCACTGCACGGAGGAAGCCGATTTCGAGGCCCTCGGCCAGGCGAAGGCGGTGGAGTTTCTGGAGCGGATTCCCGACCTCAGGCGGGTGCTCGCCACCGACGTGCAGGCGGCGTATGACGGCGATCCCGCCGTGCGGACGCTCGACGAGGTGATCTTCTGCTATCCCGGCCTGGAGGCGGTGACGATCCACCGGCTCGCGCATCTCCTCCATCGCCTGGAGGTGCCGCTGATCCCGCGGATGATGGCGGAGTGGGCCCACGCCCGCACCGGCATCGACATCCATCCCGGGGCGACGATCGGCGACCACTTCTTCATCGATCACGGCACGGGCGTGGTGGTCGGTGAGACGTGCGAGATCGGCAGCCACGTCAAGCTCTACCAGGGCGTCACGCTGGGTGCGGTGTCGTTTCAGACCGACGGCGAGGGGAATCTCGTGCGCGGCACGAAGCGGCATCCGACGATCGAGGACTTCGTGGTGATCTACGCCAATGCGACGGTGCTCGGGGGGACGACCCGGATCGGGCATCACTCGGTGATCGGCAGCAACGTCTGGCTGACGCGGTCGGTCGATCCGCACACGACGGTGGTGCTGGAGAAGCCGAAGTTGCGCATGCGCGGCGAGGCTCCCGAGATGGGCAACGACTGGCAGATATGA
- the atpD gene encoding ATP synthase subunit beta, which yields MANGSITQVIGSTFDVEFPEKSIPAIYNAVRIDTAKAGIELHLVGEVQQHLGGGKVRCVALGSTDGLTRGAAVVDTGAPVSVPVGKATLGRVFNLLGEPIDSRGPVETQERWPIHRDPPPIKELTTKTELFETGIKVIDLLTPFVRGGKAGLFGGAGLGKTVILTELIARIASAHGGYSVFAGVGERTREGTDLWLEMQEAKIGDTGRSVIEQTCMVFGQMNEPPGARLRVALSALTMAEYFRDTTGADTLLFVDNIFRFSQAGSEVSALLGRMPSAVGYQPTLATEMGALQERITSTSKGAITSVQAVYVPADDPTDPAPATAFGNLDAFLYLERSISEKGIYPAVDPLASSSRILDPQYVGERHYKIARRVQRTLQRYRELQDIIAILGVDELSEEDKLVVHRARRMERFLSQPFLVAEVFTGKPGEITSLEDTIRSFEEIADGKWDHLPEQAFMYVGPIEQAEEQAKKMAAKA from the coding sequence ATGGCAAACGGCAGCATCACCCAGGTCATCGGCTCCACGTTCGACGTCGAGTTTCCCGAGAAGTCGATTCCCGCGATCTACAACGCCGTCCGCATCGACACGGCGAAGGCGGGCATCGAACTGCACCTCGTCGGCGAGGTGCAGCAGCACCTCGGCGGCGGCAAGGTCCGCTGCGTGGCCCTCGGCTCCACCGACGGCCTGACCCGCGGCGCCGCGGTGGTCGACACCGGGGCCCCGGTCTCGGTCCCGGTCGGCAAGGCGACGCTGGGCCGCGTCTTCAACCTGCTCGGCGAGCCGATCGACAGCCGTGGTCCGGTCGAGACCCAGGAACGCTGGCCGATCCACCGCGATCCGCCGCCGATCAAGGAGCTGACAACCAAGACCGAGCTCTTCGAAACGGGCATCAAGGTCATCGACCTGCTCACGCCGTTCGTCCGCGGCGGCAAGGCCGGCCTGTTCGGCGGTGCCGGCCTCGGCAAGACGGTCATCCTCACCGAGCTCATCGCGCGAATTGCCAGCGCGCACGGCGGCTACTCGGTGTTCGCCGGCGTCGGCGAGCGGACCCGCGAAGGGACCGACCTGTGGCTGGAAATGCAGGAGGCGAAGATCGGCGACACCGGCCGCAGCGTCATCGAGCAGACGTGCATGGTGTTCGGCCAGATGAACGAGCCGCCAGGCGCCCGGCTCCGCGTCGCGCTCTCGGCGCTGACCATGGCCGAGTACTTCCGCGACACGACCGGGGCCGACACGCTGCTCTTCGTCGACAACATCTTCCGCTTCTCCCAGGCGGGCAGCGAGGTCAGCGCCCTCCTCGGCCGGATGCCGAGCGCCGTCGGCTACCAGCCGACGCTGGCCACGGAGATGGGCGCGCTTCAGGAACGGATCACCTCGACGTCCAAGGGGGCGATCACGTCGGTGCAGGCGGTGTACGTACCGGCCGACGACCCGACCGACCCGGCCCCGGCCACGGCGTTCGGCAACCTCGACGCCTTCCTGTACCTGGAGCGATCGATCTCCGAGAAGGGCATCTACCCGGCGGTCGATCCGCTCGCCTCGTCGAGCCGGATTCTCGACCCGCAGTACGTCGGGGAGCGACACTACAAGATCGCCCGTCGCGTGCAGCGGACGCTGCAGCGCTACCGCGAACTGCAGGACATCATCGCCATCCTCGGCGTCGATGAGCTCTCCGAGGAGGACAAACTCGTCGTCCACCGGGCCCGGCGCATGGAGCGGTTCCTGTCGCAGCCGTTCCTCGTGGCCGAGGTGTTCACGGGCAAGCCGGGCGAGATCACGAGCCTCGAAGACACGATCCGCTCGTTCGAGGAGATCGCCGACGGCAAGTGGGACCATCTGCCCGAGCAGGCATTCATGTACGTCGGCCCGATCGAGCAGGCCGAGGAACAGGCCAAGAAGATGGCCGCCAAGGCCTGA
- the atpG gene encoding ATP synthase gamma chain, translated as MAKARALDRRRKSVKNIRKITRTMELIATARFKKAMDRSVAARDYTKHLATILEKIASVGADVAHPLLESRPTRRAATLVLTGNRGLCGGYNSNIVRQSVALLGQWRSEHVPSHVSVSGKRGISALRFRGVEIAERYTQFEDKPEFAAVAPIGRAYLEAYVAGEIDRLDVVYTKFHSIARQEAVTETLLPLAPPQAAADGAKARLASDEYDFYPSAASILEEILPASFLSRLFKCFLDAAVSEQVARMVAMKAATENAGGLIKSLSRQYNRARQSQITGEIMEILGGVEALKK; from the coding sequence ATGGCAAAAGCCCGGGCACTCGATCGCCGCCGCAAGTCGGTGAAGAACATCCGCAAGATCACGCGGACGATGGAGCTCATCGCCACCGCGCGGTTCAAAAAGGCGATGGACCGCTCCGTGGCCGCCCGGGACTACACGAAGCACCTCGCCACGATCCTGGAGAAGATCGCCAGCGTCGGCGCCGACGTCGCCCATCCGCTCCTCGAGAGCCGGCCAACCCGCCGGGCGGCGACGCTGGTGCTCACCGGCAACCGCGGCCTGTGCGGCGGCTACAACTCCAACATCGTCCGGCAGTCGGTGGCCCTGCTCGGGCAGTGGCGGAGCGAGCACGTGCCGTCCCACGTCAGCGTGTCGGGCAAACGGGGCATCTCGGCGCTCCGGTTTCGGGGCGTGGAGATCGCCGAGCGGTACACGCAGTTCGAGGACAAGCCCGAGTTCGCGGCCGTGGCCCCGATCGGACGGGCGTATCTTGAAGCGTACGTGGCCGGCGAGATCGACCGGCTCGACGTCGTGTACACGAAATTCCATTCGATCGCCAGGCAGGAGGCGGTGACGGAGACGCTGCTGCCGCTCGCCCCACCGCAGGCCGCGGCCGACGGCGCGAAGGCCCGGCTCGCCTCAGACGAATACGACTTCTACCCGTCGGCGGCGAGCATTCTCGAGGAGATCCTGCCGGCGAGTTTTCTGTCGCGGCTCTTCAAGTGCTTCCTCGACGCGGCGGTCAGCGAGCAGGTGGCGCGGATGGTCGCCATGAAGGCGGCCACCGAGAACGCCGGCGGACTGATCAAGAGCCTGTCGCGGCAGTACAACCGGGCCCGGCAGTCGCAGATCACCGGTGAGATCATGGAGATCCTCGGCGGCGTCGAGGCCCTGAAAAAATGA
- the atpA2 gene encoding ATP synthase subunit alpha 2: MAHMTDEIASVLREEIAQYKSGIDVREVGRVLEVGDGIARVWGLSGVMAGEMVEFPHGIIGLAFNLEENSVGVIILGDYLKVTEGDEVKSTGRLLSVPVGDAVIGRVLDPLGNPLDGKGPVVTDLRRPVETLAPGVAERSPVREPLQTGIKAVDAMTPIGRGQRELIIGDRKTGKTAIGIDAIINQKNSGVKCFYVAVGQKDSSVAVAIDTLRKYGAMDYTTVIVSGASTAAPLQYIAPYSGTAMAEHFMYNGQHALIVYDDLSKQATAYRQLSLLMRRPPGREAYPGDVFYAHSRLLERSAKLSKELGGGSLTSLPIIETLEGEVSAYIPTNVISITDGQIYLQPDLFFAGQRPAMNAGISVSRVGGAAQTKAMKKVAGGLRLDLASFRELEAFAQLGTDLDAATQQRLDRGYRMVELLKQGQFAPMDVVDQVMSIYAGTRGHLDEVKRDEVADWEKGFLTFVRDQIPELRKRIEESKELDAESERQLEAAIAEFKRQRAAKGAGAGRQLAGAR; this comes from the coding sequence ATGGCACACATGACCGACGAAATCGCATCCGTCCTGCGCGAGGAGATCGCGCAGTACAAGTCGGGCATCGACGTCCGCGAGGTCGGCCGCGTCCTCGAGGTGGGCGACGGCATCGCCCGCGTCTGGGGCCTGTCGGGCGTCATGGCCGGCGAAATGGTCGAGTTTCCCCACGGGATCATCGGCCTGGCCTTCAACCTCGAGGAGAACTCGGTCGGCGTCATCATCCTCGGTGACTACCTCAAGGTCACCGAGGGGGACGAGGTGAAGAGCACCGGCCGCCTGCTCTCGGTGCCCGTCGGCGACGCGGTCATCGGCCGCGTCCTCGACCCGCTCGGCAACCCACTCGACGGCAAGGGACCGGTGGTCACCGATCTGCGCCGGCCGGTGGAGACGCTCGCCCCCGGCGTGGCTGAGCGGTCACCGGTCCGCGAGCCGCTGCAGACGGGCATCAAGGCGGTCGACGCCATGACCCCGATCGGCCGCGGCCAGCGCGAGCTGATCATCGGCGACCGAAAGACGGGCAAGACCGCCATCGGCATCGACGCGATCATCAACCAGAAGAACAGCGGCGTGAAGTGCTTCTACGTCGCCGTCGGCCAGAAGGACTCCTCGGTCGCCGTCGCCATCGACACGCTGCGGAAGTACGGCGCGATGGACTACACGACGGTGATCGTCTCCGGGGCCTCGACCGCCGCCCCGCTCCAGTACATCGCCCCCTACTCGGGCACGGCGATGGCCGAGCACTTCATGTACAACGGTCAGCACGCCCTGATCGTCTACGACGATCTCTCCAAGCAGGCCACCGCCTACCGGCAGTTGTCGCTCTTGATGCGGCGGCCGCCGGGACGCGAGGCCTATCCCGGTGACGTGTTCTACGCCCACAGCCGGCTCCTCGAGCGGTCGGCCAAGCTTTCCAAGGAACTCGGCGGCGGCTCACTGACCTCGCTGCCGATCATCGAGACGCTCGAGGGCGAGGTCTCGGCCTATATTCCCACCAACGTGATCTCGATCACCGACGGTCAGATCTACCTCCAGCCCGACTTGTTCTTCGCGGGCCAGCGGCCGGCGATGAACGCCGGCATCTCGGTGTCGCGCGTGGGCGGTGCCGCCCAGACGAAGGCCATGAAGAAGGTGGCCGGTGGCCTGCGGCTCGACCTCGCCTCGTTCCGCGAACTCGAGGCCTTCGCCCAGCTCGGCACCGACCTCGACGCCGCCACCCAGCAGCGGCTCGACCGCGGCTACCGGATGGTTGAGCTGCTCAAGCAGGGCCAGTTCGCGCCCATGGACGTGGTGGACCAGGTGATGAGCATCTACGCCGGCACCCGCGGCCATCTCGACGAGGTGAAGCGTGACGAGGTGGCGGACTGGGAGAAGGGCTTCCTGACGTTCGTCCGCGACCAGATCCCGGAGCTCCGCAAGCGGATCGAGGAGTCGAAGGAACTCGACGCCGAGAGCGAGCGGCAGCTGGAGGCGGCGATCGCCGAGTTCAAGCGGCAGCGGGCCGCCAAGGGGGCCGGTGCCGGCAGGCAACTGGCCGGAGCCCGTTAG
- the atpH gene encoding ATP synthase subunit delta translates to MNSSAPRDAESSHVDIAADQVARIYARAVDEAAEAAGCRREVLAELGLIAREVLPQVPEAAAVFASPKVSPEEKSRIIDRLTAGRMQPTTTNVLHVLARHGRLGLLGSVVAAAERLAEERDGRRQATFTSAVPLDAAEQARVVAEAEKALAARFVPRFVVDPAIIGGLVVRVGDTIYDQSVATGLARLGGRLRERNINAIQNGEYSWHT, encoded by the coding sequence ATGAACTCCTCCGCTCCCCGAGACGCCGAGTCGTCCCACGTGGACATCGCCGCCGATCAGGTGGCCCGCATCTACGCGCGGGCGGTGGACGAGGCCGCCGAGGCAGCCGGCTGCCGGCGCGAGGTGCTCGCCGAGCTCGGCCTCATCGCCCGCGAGGTTCTGCCGCAGGTCCCTGAGGCAGCCGCCGTGTTCGCCTCGCCGAAGGTCTCCCCAGAGGAGAAGAGCCGGATCATCGACCGCCTGACGGCCGGCCGGATGCAGCCCACGACCACCAACGTGCTCCACGTGCTCGCCCGCCACGGTCGCCTCGGCCTCCTCGGGTCCGTCGTCGCGGCCGCCGAACGGCTCGCGGAGGAGCGCGACGGCCGTCGCCAGGCGACGTTCACCAGCGCCGTGCCGCTCGACGCCGCCGAACAGGCCCGGGTCGTCGCCGAGGCCGAGAAGGCCCTCGCCGCCAGGTTCGTGCCCCGGTTCGTCGTCGATCCGGCGATCATCGGCGGCCTCGTCGTCCGCGTCGGCGACACCATCTACGACCAATCGGTCGCCACGGGCCTGGCCCGCCTCGGCGGCCGCCTGCGGGAACGAAACATCAACGCCATCCAAAACGGGGAGTACTCATGGCACACATGA
- the corA gene encoding magnesium transport protein CorA has protein sequence MAARKHRRRRRHRRPDLGPVAAQVGPPAAVEATPATLRMLACDGTTIEESTILRPEELASAREKWPLVWIDVEGLDDPASAALIGRVFEIGELALEDAVTPDERPKVEIFGHQVLIAARTVRFDGEAIVTDPICIFLGDRYVITFRERQAGDPFESVRRRIRHGRTRIGSEGADALCSLLLDVLIDGYFPVLEQFGDRLETLEEEALDRPNRRTLLTIHDVRNDLMTLRRALWPTRDLLHALGREPTPLVGEHARAHFRDCYDHTMELLDLMENYREIGSDLRDIYLASLNNRMNDVMKVLAVIATIFMPLTFITGYYGMNFDTGSPWNMPLLRFPFGSLVAGGMMLATTVGMVVFFWRRGWLNRWH, from the coding sequence GTGGCCGCCCGCAAGCATCGTCGTCGCCGTCGCCACCGCCGCCCCGACCTCGGGCCGGTCGCTGCCCAGGTCGGCCCGCCGGCCGCGGTTGAAGCCACGCCGGCCACGCTGCGGATGCTCGCCTGCGACGGGACGACGATCGAGGAGTCGACGATCCTCAGGCCCGAGGAACTCGCCAGCGCCCGGGAAAAGTGGCCCCTCGTCTGGATCGACGTCGAGGGCCTCGACGATCCCGCCTCCGCCGCCCTGATCGGTCGCGTGTTCGAGATCGGCGAACTGGCGCTGGAGGACGCGGTCACGCCCGACGAGCGTCCCAAGGTGGAAATCTTCGGCCACCAGGTCCTGATCGCCGCCCGCACGGTGCGGTTCGACGGCGAGGCGATCGTCACCGACCCGATCTGCATCTTTCTCGGTGACCGCTACGTGATCACGTTCCGGGAGCGGCAGGCCGGCGATCCCTTCGAGTCGGTTCGGCGGCGAATCCGCCATGGTCGGACGCGGATCGGCAGCGAGGGGGCCGATGCGCTCTGTTCGCTTCTCCTCGACGTGCTCATCGATGGCTACTTCCCCGTGCTCGAGCAGTTCGGCGACCGACTGGAGACGCTCGAGGAGGAGGCCCTCGACCGGCCCAACCGCCGCACCCTGCTCACGATCCACGACGTCCGCAACGACCTGATGACGCTGCGGCGGGCGCTGTGGCCGACCCGCGACCTGCTCCACGCCCTCGGCCGCGAGCCGACGCCGCTGGTCGGCGAGCACGCCCGGGCGCACTTCCGCGACTGCTACGACCACACAATGGAACTGCTCGACCTGATGGAAAATTACCGCGAGATCGGCAGCGACCTGCGCGACATCTACCTGGCGAGCCTCAACAACCGGATGAACGACGTCATGAAGGTCCTGGCGGTGATCGCCACGATCTTCATGCCGCTGACGTTCATCACCGGCTACTACGGGATGAACTTCGACACCGGCTCGCCGTGGAACATGCCGCTGTTGCGGTTTCCCTTCGGCAGCCTCGTCGCCGGCGGCATGATGCTGGCGACGACCGTCGGCATGGTGGTGTTCTTCTGGCGCCGCGGCTGGCTGAACCGCTGGCATTGA
- the uvrB gene encoding UvrABC system protein B — translation MTSASLQPGVFELVAPYAPAGDQPAAIDALVHGVAEARGSQVLMGVTGSGKTFTMANVIARVGRPTLVLSHNKTLAAQLYAEFRDFFPHNAVHYFVSYYDYYQPEAYIPQRDIYIEKDAAINKEIDRLRLAATSALVSRRDVIVVASVSCIYGLGSPADYRAMVVRLATGATPGRDALLERLVAIHYERSDLALERGRFRVRGDSVDVWPPYDELATRIEFWGDAIESIAVTHPTSGEVLARKDETYFYPARHFVMPEERIKAAVSTIRAELDARLEEFKGQGKLLEAQRLNARTRFDIELLLEAGFCPGIENYSRPLSGREAGSTPTTLFDYFPDDFLFFVDESHVTVPQVRGMYAGDRSRKMTLVDHGFRLPSALDNRPLMFDEWERRLHQTVFVSATPGPWELTRTGGEVVEQVIRPTGLLDPLIEVAPAAQQVPHLAAEIDRTVAAGQRVLVTALTKKLAEDLSAYFTERKVRCRWLHSELDAFERVELLKDLREGAFDVLVGVNLLREGLDLPEVSLVAILDADKEGFLRSETSLMQTIGRSARNVDARVILYADTITESMRQAIDETQRRRQLQEEYNRAHGITPQTIRKEIRAGIEAEAASRRVAFQAVAGGEEGGRRQAELLAQLEADMMQAAADLDFERAAAIRDQIGALRSGSGGSRGPGPRGKRSRGGGSGGRIPRPNR, via the coding sequence ATGACCAGCGCATCGCTTCAGCCGGGCGTCTTCGAGCTCGTCGCCCCCTACGCCCCCGCCGGCGATCAGCCGGCGGCGATCGATGCGCTCGTCCACGGCGTCGCCGAGGCCCGCGGGTCACAGGTGCTGATGGGCGTGACCGGGTCGGGCAAGACGTTCACGATGGCCAACGTCATCGCCCGCGTCGGCCGCCCGACCCTCGTGCTCTCCCACAACAAGACGCTCGCCGCCCAACTGTACGCCGAGTTTCGCGACTTCTTCCCCCACAACGCCGTCCACTACTTCGTCAGTTACTACGACTACTACCAGCCCGAGGCCTACATCCCGCAGCGCGACATCTACATCGAGAAGGACGCCGCGATCAACAAGGAGATCGACCGGCTCCGGCTCGCCGCCACCAGCGCCCTGGTCAGCCGGCGGGACGTGATCGTCGTGGCCAGCGTGTCGTGCATCTACGGCCTCGGCTCCCCCGCCGACTACCGGGCGATGGTCGTGCGGCTCGCGACCGGGGCCACGCCCGGCCGCGACGCGCTCTTGGAGCGGCTCGTCGCCATCCACTACGAGCGCAGCGACCTGGCCCTGGAACGGGGCCGGTTCCGCGTTCGCGGCGACTCCGTCGACGTCTGGCCCCCCTACGACGAGCTGGCCACGCGGATCGAGTTCTGGGGGGACGCGATCGAGTCGATCGCCGTCACCCACCCGACGAGCGGCGAGGTGCTGGCCCGCAAGGACGAGACCTACTTCTATCCCGCCCGGCACTTCGTCATGCCCGAGGAGCGGATCAAGGCCGCCGTGTCCACGATCCGCGCCGAGCTCGACGCCCGGCTGGAGGAGTTCAAGGGGCAGGGGAAGCTGCTCGAGGCCCAGCGGCTCAACGCCCGCACCCGGTTCGACATCGAGTTGCTGCTCGAGGCGGGGTTCTGCCCGGGGATCGAGAACTACTCCCGGCCGCTCAGCGGCCGGGAGGCCGGCAGCACGCCGACGACGCTGTTCGACTACTTCCCCGATGACTTCCTGTTCTTCGTCGACGAGTCGCACGTCACCGTGCCGCAGGTCCGCGGCATGTACGCCGGCGACCGGAGCCGGAAGATGACGCTCGTGGACCACGGCTTCCGGCTACCCAGCGCCCTCGACAACCGGCCGCTGATGTTCGACGAGTGGGAGCGGCGGCTTCACCAGACGGTGTTCGTCTCGGCGACGCCCGGCCCCTGGGAACTGACCCGCACCGGCGGCGAGGTGGTGGAGCAGGTGATCCGGCCGACGGGCCTGCTCGACCCGCTGATCGAGGTCGCACCAGCCGCGCAGCAGGTGCCGCACCTCGCCGCCGAGATCGACAGGACCGTCGCCGCCGGGCAGCGGGTGCTCGTGACCGCGCTCACCAAGAAGCTCGCCGAGGACCTGTCGGCCTACTTCACGGAACGCAAGGTCCGCTGCCGCTGGCTGCACAGCGAGCTCGACGCCTTCGAGCGCGTGGAGCTGCTCAAGGACCTGCGCGAGGGGGCGTTCGACGTCCTCGTGGGCGTGAACCTGCTCCGCGAGGGGCTCGACCTGCCCGAGGTTTCGCTGGTGGCGATCCTCGACGCCGACAAGGAGGGGTTTCTGCGCAGCGAGACGTCGCTGATGCAGACGATCGGCCGCTCCGCCCGGAACGTCGATGCCCGGGTCATCCTCTACGCCGACACGATCACGGAGTCGATGCGCCAGGCGATCGACGAGACCCAGCGCCGGCGGCAGCTCCAGGAGGAATACAACCGGGCCCACGGAATCACGCCGCAGACGATCCGCAAGGAAATCCGCGCCGGCATCGAGGCCGAGGCCGCCTCGCGCCGGGTCGCCTTCCAGGCCGTGGCCGGTGGGGAAGAGGGGGGCCGGCGGCAGGCCGAACTGCTCGCCCAGTTGGAGGCCGACATGATGCAGGCCGCCGCCGACCTCGACTTCGAGCGGGCCGCGGCCATCCGCGACCAGATCGGTGCCCTGCGGTCGGGCAGCGGCGGCAGCCGGGGCCCCGGCCCGCGCGGAAAGCGGTCCCGGGGAGGCGGCTCGGGCGGACGGATTCCCCGGCCCAACCGCTGA